In the Aeromicrobium fastidiosum genome, CTGGCCACCGAGAACGGCCGACCGATCCGGGAGGCGTTCATCGCCGACATCCCGACGGTGCAGGCCATCTTCCGGTTCTACGCCGGTGCGATCCGGGCGTTCAACGGCGAGCAGATACCGCTGGCCAACCCCGACACCCTGCTCTACACCAAGCGCGAGCCGCTGGGCGTCGTCGCCGCGGTGCTGTCGTGGAACTCCCCGATCATCACCTTCGCCAACAAGGTGGCACCGGCCATCGCGGCCGGCAACACGATCGTGGTCAAGCCGTCGGAGTACGCCTCGGCCAGCATCCTCGAGCTCGCGGCCGTCATCGGCGACGCCCTGCCGCCGGGAGTGCTCAACATCGTGACGGGCGTCGGTCCCGAGACCGGGGCTGCGCTCGTGTCCCACCCCGACATCGCCAAGATCACCTTCACGGGCGGTCCCGCGACGGCGACCGCGATCCTCGGATCCGCGGCCCGCACGCTGACGCCCAGCCTGATGGAGCTGGGCGGCAAGGGTCCCATGATCGTCGCGGCCGACGCCGACCTCGAGGTCGCCGTGCAGGACGCCCTGATGGGCATCTACCTGGCCAACGGCGAGGCGTGCATCGCCTCGTCGCGGCTGCTGCTGCACGACACGATCCACGACGAGTTCGTGGCGCGCTTCAGCGAGGTCGCCCGCAGCATCACGGTCGGCGACGCGACCGACCCCGCCAGCGAGATGGGCCCCTTGGTCTCTCGCCAGCAGCTCGAGCTCGTGCGCGGACACCTCGACGGTGCCCGCGCCGAGGGCGTCACGGTGCTGGCCGGCGACGAGCCGCTCGACCTCGACCCCTCGCTCGCCGGAGGCTTCTACCAGCGACCCGTGCTTCTGGCCGATCCCGAGGGCGGGGCCACCATCACGCGCAGCGAGGTGTTCGGGCCCGTGACGGTCGCCGAGCGCTTCAGCACCGACGAGGAGGCGATCGCCCGGGCGAACGCCAACCGCTACGGTCTCGCCGCCGGCGTCTGGACCAACGACCTGCGTCGAGCCCACCGCATGGCCGACGAGCTCGACGCCGGCATCGTCTGGGTCAACCGCTGGTTCGACCTGGCACCGGGCATGCCGATGGGAGGTCGGGGCGACAGCGGCTTCGGGCGCGAGCTGTCGTTCGAGACGCTGCGCGAGTACAGCGCGGTCAAGTCGGTCAACATCGACCTGAGCACGGATCGTCCACCGCTGTGGGGGCTGTCCGGTCGGTGACCGAATCGTGATTGGCTGTCCACATGGACTCCATCCCCGGCATCGCTCGTGAGGACGAGAGGCTCTCCAGCAAGGACAAGCTGCTCGACGCCGCGATCCACATCGCGGGTCGAGAGGGCCTGTCGGCGGTGACCTACCGCGCGGTGGCCGCCCGAGCCGGCGTCACCCACGGTCTGGTGCGACACCACTTCGGCACGCGCGAGCAGCTGCTCAACGAGGCCTTCCGCCGAGCCGCCGAGCAGGACTCCGACGGCGTGCGGCTGAGGGCGGACTCCGTCGAGGAGTTCGCCTCGACGTACGTCGAGTACTTCAACGCCTCGTGGGAGCGGGCGGTGCTGCAGTTCGACGAGACGACGCAGGCCATCCGGGGCGCCCTTCCCATGGACAACATCCGCCTGCAGTACGAGGGCTACATCGAGAAGGTGCGCGACACGTTCAGCGCCATCGGGGTCGACGACCCGGACGGTCGGGTGGCCGCCCTGGTGTTCGCGGCCCTCGACGGACTCGCGCTGCAGCACCTGATCTTCCGCGAGGACCTGCGCACCGAGCAGGTGCTCGACGCGCTGCGCGACATCCTCACCCGCCTCGCCGACTGACTCGGGTCGAGGGTCAGGATCCGGAGGTGATCGCCTCCACCGCGGCGATCACGCGTGCGTCGTCCGGCGTGACGGCCGGGCGGAAGCGCGACACGACCTCGCCGTCGCCCGTGATGAGGAACTTCTCGAAGTTCCACTCCACGTCGCCGGCCTGGCCGTCCTCGTCGGTCGTGGCGACCAGCGCCGCGTAGACGGGGTGGCGTCCGTCGCCGTTGACGTCGACCTTCTCGGTCATCGGGAACGTCACGCCGTACGTCAGCGAGCAGAAGTCGGCGATCTCGCCGGACGTGCCCGGCTCCTGGCCGCCGAACTGGTTGCACGGCAGGCCGACGACCGTGAAGCCGCGATCGGCGTACGTCTCGTGCAGCTGCTCGAGCGCGGTGTACTGCGGGGTGAGCCCGCACTTCGAGGCGACGTTGACGAGCAGGGCCGGACGGCCGCCCGTGATCTTGCCGAGCGTCGTCTGCGTGCCGTCGAGACGGGTGATCGGTGCGTCGAGAAGCGTCATGGTCCGAGGCTAGCGACGACCCACCCGACTCGGCCCCTTCTCGTTCTGCTCACCAAGATGGCGGGCACCCACGAGGCGGCCGGCGACGACGCTCGCGGACGCGGCGACGGTCAGCGCTGCGGCTGCCACGAGCCACGCGTCGAGATAGCCGGTCCCGTCGACCACGGCCGCGAACACCAGGGGCCCGGCCACGCTGCCGCCGAACAGGCCCGCCTGCATCACGCCGGTCACCGACGCCACGCGTCCGCCCCACACCCGCGTGATCACGATGTTGAGCAGGCCGGTCCACCCCCAGCCGCAGCCGAACGCGAACGCGATGCCGACCAGGTAGCCGGCTGTCGTGCCGGTGCCGACCAGCGCGATGCCGAGGACGCCGGTGGCCTGCAGGCCGGCGATGTCGAGCAGCAGACGGCGGGGCGCGTGGTCGCCCCAGCGCCACGAGGTGAGGATGCGGCCGGTGATGCAGCACAGGCTGCCGAGCACGAGCCCGCCGGCAGCCACGGCGGGGGACAGGCCGGACGAGAGACCGCTGGCGACGCCGAACACCGCGACGGTCGTGGCCGCCGCCGAGCCCATGAAACCTCCGGCGCACAGGGCGATCAGCGTGCCGCGGTGCGGCAGGCTCGACCGGCCGGAGGCTCGGCGCGGGACGCGCTGGGAGCCCGCGGCCGGGCGGGGCACGACGATCTGCGGCAGCAGGGTCGCGACCAGCAGGATGACCATGGCCTCCCGCCAGGGCCTCACGTCGTCGAACGAGGCGAGCAGGAGTCCGGCGAGCAGCGTCGCCGCCGGCACCGCCGACTGGACGATGCCGAAGACCGCGCCCTGTCGGCGTCCGGTGGCCGCGGTGGCCAGGGTGCCGTTCGAGGCGGGCTGGATCACGGCGTTGGCCATGCCGAGCGCCACGAAGGCCAGCGCCAACGTCGCCGGGCCCCGGGCGACGGCGACGAGGGCGACACCGAGACTGGCCAGGGCCGCAGCGAGCCGCAGGGCGCGGGAGGGACCCACGCGCTGCACGACGACTCCTCCGAGGGGGCTGGCCACCGCCGCGACCAGGTAGCCGAAGGACACCGTGCCGGCCAGGGCGGGGACCGACAGCCCGAGATCGGCCGAGATGCCCGGCCCCATCGTCCCGACGACGAACGGTGGAGCGGCCACCATGGTCATCGACAGCGCGGCCGCCGCGACCGCCCTCATCGGGCCGTGAAACCTCCGTCGACGTGGACGACCGAACCGGTCGTCCACCCGGCCTCGGGAGCGAGCAGGCCGGCGACAGTGTGAGCGACGTCGTCGGGGCTGCCCCATCGTCCGACCGGGATCGAGGACGTGAACGCTGCCTCGGCTGCGCGGTCGGCCGCCGTGCCGTGCTGGTCGGCGTTCATGGGGGTGCGCACCGGGCCCGGGGCGACGCAGTTGACCGTGACGCCGTCGGCCGCCACCTCGAGCGCGATCGACCGGGTCATCGCGGCCACGGCACCCTTGGTCGCCGCGTAGCCCGAGCGTTCGGCCGCACCCACCGACCCCAGCACCGAGCCGATCGTCACGATGCGGCCGTGCTGCTGCTCGATCATCGTCGGCAGGACCGCACGGACCGCGAGCCACGTGCCCACGACATTGGTCTCGAGCGCGGCCCGCAGCTCGTCGACGGACAGGTCGGTGACGCTGCCCCGTGCGAGGCGGCCGGCGGCGGTCACGAGGCCGGAGACGGGGCCCCACCGCTCGGAGCAGAGGGCGACGGCCTGCGCCAGGACGTCGGGGTCGGTCGTGTCGCCGACCGCGACGGCCATCGTGCCGGGATCGACCCCCGACTCGACCAGCTGTGCCAGCGCGTCGTCCGCCCGCTCCCGGTCACGCCCCAGCATCACGACCGGGCGTCCGTCGGTGGCGACCCGTCGGGCCACGGCGAGACCGATGCCGCTGGTGCCGCCCGTGACGACGACCGGACGCAGTCCGGTCATGCGCTGTGGTCGGCCGTGAACTGCGTGTCGACGCCGACGGGGCCGAGCTTCTGCGATCCGCCGGGGTCGCCCAGCGCCTCGTCACGACCCGGCAGGGGCAGCTCGAAGAACGCGACCGAGTCGGCCAGGAACTCGCCGAGCTCGGGGTCCTTGCGCGCCTTGCGATCGACGAAGACGGCGCTGACGGGGCACTCGACCTCGCACGCGCCGCAGTCGATGCACTCGTTGACGTTGATGTAGCTGCGGCGGTCGCCGATGTAGATGCAGTCGACCGGGCAGACCTCGATGCAGGAGCGGTCGAGGACGTCGATGCAGTCGGATCCGATCACGTAGGCCATCAGATGTCTCCTTGTTCCTGGGGTGCGTCGGTGGAGTGGATCGGCTCAGGCGCCGTCGGTCGAGTGACCGGGGAAGAGCACGAGATCGGGGTCGAGGTCGACCGCGACGTGGTTCATGGCGGTGGCGACCTCGCCGAAGCCGACCGACATGAGCTTGACCTTGCCGTCGTAGTCGGTGACGTCGCCGGCGGCGTAGACGCGGGGCAGGTTGGTGCGGCCGGACCGGTCGACCGCGATGGACCGGCCGAGCAGCTCGACGCCCCACTCGCGCAGCGGGCCGAGATCGCTGATGAACCCGAGCGCCGCGATGACGTGGTCGCACGCGACGACGGTCTCGGTGCCGTCCTTGGCCTGCAGGGTCACCTTCTGCAGCACCTCGGCGGTGGCGTCGCCGTGCAGCGCGACGACCTCGGTGTCGGTGTGGATCGCCGTGGGACCGCTGCGCACGCGGTCGAGCGTCGCGGCGTGACCGCGGAAGGCGGCGCGACGGTGCACGAGCGTCACCGAGCGGGCGATCGTCCCGAGCGCGTCGGCCCAGTCGAGGGCCGAGTCGCCGCCGCCGACGATGACGACGTCCTGGTCGGCGTGCTTCGACGGGTCGACGACGAAGTACGACAGTCCGTTGCCGACCCACTCGTCACCGGTGCCGAGAGCGCGCGGCGTCGGCGTGCCGATGCCCGCCGTGATGACGACCGCTCCGGCCCGCAGCACCGTCCCGTCGTCGAGCGTCAGCACGGGCGCCCCGTCGACGTGCTCGAGGTTCACGGCCTGACGTCCCAGCAGGTAGGTGGGCTCGTAGGTGTCGGCCTGCTCGACGAGGTTGGCCACGAAGTCGCGACCGCGGATCGACGGCAGCGCCGCTACGTCGCGGATCTGCTTCTCGGGGTAGAGGGCCATGACCTGGCCGCCGGCCTGCGGCAGCACGTCCACCACGACGGTCGACAGGCCGCGGAAGCCCGCGTAGTAGGCGCCGTAGAGACCGGTCGGGCCGGCGCCGACGATGACGACGTCGGTCTCGATGACGGTGGACGGTGCGCTCACGACAGCTCCTCGCTCGGTGATCACAGGGGTGATCGGGTCCGACGGACTCTAGGTGGGCCGGATCACCACGACACCGATCCGGGATCGCTGAGCGGAATCCATGCCCGCCGGTGTGGTGCCTGTCCACGAAGTCCGCTGGGCGAACCACGACGGTTGTCGTGCCGGTGCTGCGGTGGTCTGCTGATGCACCGACGAACCCGAGGACCTGGAGCAGAGACGATGAGCGAGACGCTGGATTCGCAAGCCGCGCCGGCGGCCGAGCGCGCCCCCAAGAAGGCAGCCCCGACCTCCGAGCGTCCCAAGACGTCGGCCAGGCGCCGGCACGACGGGAACCTGCCGGGACGTCAGGACTGGTCGAGCTGGCCCCACTACCAGGCGGCGGCAGCGGGCTTCCGCGGCTACTGGTACCCCGTCGTCTACTCCTCCCAGGTCGGCGAGCGACCGGTCCGGGTCAAGCTGCTGGGCGAGGACATCTTCGTCATCCGTGACAAGGGCGTCGTCCGCGGCATGGCCAACCGGTGCCCGCATCGCGGCGTCCCGCTGAGCTACGGCAACAAGCAGTTCCCCGGCACGATCTCGTGCGTCTACCACGGCTGGACGTTCGACCTCGAGACCGGCGACCTCAAGGCCGCCATCACCGATGGCCCCGAGTCGCCGATCTGCGGCAAGGTCACGCAGCCGACGTACCACGTCGAGGAGCGCCTCGGCATGGTCTGGATCTTCGTGGGCGACGGCGAGGAGCCGCACCCCATCGACGAGCAGCTGCCCGAGGAGCTCGTGACCAACGCGGCCGTCATCGGCTCGCGCATCATGCCGCGCGAGGGCAACTGGCGCTTCGCGTGCGAGAACGGCTACGACGAGGGTCACGCCAAGTACCTCCACCGCACCGCGCTGTGGCGCCTGTTCAAGGCCATGCCCGTCTGGAACACGACCAAGATCGTCAAGCGCGGCCGCTGGATCTACCGCGTGCAGCAGGAGCAGTACTGGGACGCCGACTTCCCCGGGCTGGGCAAGTGGACCGGTCAGGCCTGGTACAAGTCCAAGCCCCCGAAGACCACGACCAACATCGGCAACACCGGCTCGCACCGCGAGGTCAACCCCGTCATCGCCGAGCAGGACTTCCCGGGCTTCGCCTCGGTGTCGATGCCCGGCGTGCTGCGCATCGCGTACCCGACGTTCATCCACTACGAGTTCTACGTGCCGGTGGACGCCGACAACCACCTGTACGTGGGCGTCATGGCCGACTTCAAGAAGGGGCTCAAGACGATTCCCTTCTACTTCAAGTACCTCGGCGCCGTCCGCTGGCTGTTCCACGGCCAGTTCTCGGGCCAGGACAAGTGGATGGTCGAGGTCACCGACGCCCCGCCGGAGAAGCTCTACCGTCCCGACGACTCGTTGCTGCAGTGGCGCAAGCTCGCCGAGGACACCACCGAGGACCGGGTCGACGCGCTGGCCGAGCAGGGCATCGACGTGCCCGAGCCCGCCTGACCACCCCCACCTCACCGAGCAGCGACGTAGGCAAGGAGCACCATGGCATCGATCGTGCTGGGAGTGGCGGCATCGCACTCCACCCTCATGAACACCCACTGGGACAAGGTCGTCAACACCGACCGCGCCGAGGCGTTCCGTGACGGCCTGGCCGCCGCGCGCGACCGCATCGCCGCGGCGGCACCCGATGTCGTGGTGCTGGTGGGCTCGAACCACTTCCGCGGGTTCTGGCTCGACATGATCCCGTCGTTCACGATGGGCGTCGGCGAGGTCATCGCCGCCGGTGACGGCGGCACCCCCAAGGGGCCGCAGAAGACCGATCCGGAGTTCGCGCAGGCCCTGGCCCAGCAGCTCGTCGACCGGGGCACCGAGGTCGCGATCTCGGCCCGTCTGCAGATCGACCACGGCCAGGCCCACGCGATCCAGTACCTGCTCGACGGCATCGACGTGCCGGTCGTGCCGCTGGTCGTCAACGTGTTCGCCGCCCCCCTGCCGACGATGCCACGCGTCGCTGAGCTGGGTGCCAACATCACCCGTGCGGTCGCCGAGATCGGCGGCGACAAGCGCGTCGTCGTCATCGCGTCGGGCGGGCTCTCGCACCAGCTGCCGTGGCCCAGCGACTGGACCGCCCCCGAGGGCGACGACGAGGAGTTCCTGGTCGACGCCTGGCTCAACGGGCGCGGCGAGTGGGAGCGCTACAACGACCGGCGTCGCGAGATCATCGTGTCGGCCCAGCCCACGATCTTCCCCGACTTCGACGAGACGTGGCTCGCGGACCTCGAGAAGGGCGACATGCGGCAGTACGCCGAGCTGACCTCCGAGCAGATCGCCGAGGTCGCCGGCAACGGCGGCCAGGAGCTGCGCACGTGGATGGTCATGATCGCGGCCCTCGGCTTCGCGCCGGGCAAGGCGTTGGCCTACTCCGAGATGCCCGAGTGGCTCACCGGCATGGGAGTCGCCGTGATCGAGCCCTCCGAGACCACGACCCAGGACGGAGACCGATGACGATCGACACGACCTCGCCGGCGCTCACCTCGCCCGCGGCGGGACCGGCACCCGAGAGCAGGTTCGCGACCGCTGACGGCGTCACCTACCACTACTACGAGCTCGGTTCCGGCCCCGACACGATCTTCCTGCACGGTGGTGGCCCCGGCTGCACGGCGTGGAGCGACTTCGGACCCGTCGCGCCGTACTTCACCGAGGACCGGCACTGCGTGCTGGTCGACATCCTGCAGTACGGCCAGTCCGAGAAGTGCCTCATCACGGGGCCCATGTGGGACTTCCACGCTGCCAAGACCATCGCCCTGATGGACGAGCTCGGCATCGAGAAGGCCGACTTCATCTGCAACTCGTGGGGCGGCACGATCGCGCTCAACCTCGCGGCTCTCCACCCCGACCGCGTGCGGTCGCTCGTGGTGACGGGGAGCATGCCGGTGTTCTACGGCCCCCTGGCCCCGCTGCCCGAGCGCGGCCACCGCGGTCGCAAGGCCCGCGACGTCTACTACGGCGGCGAGGGCCCGACCCGCGACAAGATGCGCACGCTCATCACGTCGCTCGAGTGGTTCGACGCCGACCGCCTGCCCGAGGAGACCCTCGACATGCGGTACGAGCAGAGCCTCGACGAGGGCGAGCGCGGACTCGCGGCCATGTCGGACTCGCCGCGCGGCGACTGGCAGGACCTGACGGAGCGCCTCGGCCAGATCGAGGCACCGACGCTGTTCATGTGGGGTCGCGAGGACGCCTTCCTGACGCCCGACTACCCGATGATGCTGGCGCGCATGGTGCAGCGGGGCAACCTGCACGTCATGGACCACGTGTCCCACCACCTGCAGGAGGAGCGCCCCGGTGCCTTCCACGCCGTCGTCGACGGCTTCCTGCGGGCCATCGACCACCGCTGACGCATCCCAGCCCACCTACGAAGAGGCACCCATGAAGCTCATCACCATCGCGCTCGCCGCGGTCGCCGTCGTCGCTGGCGGCCGAGTCGTCAGTCACCGGCTGGCGACGCACCAGCGCATCATCCCCAATCCGCTGGCCCGCGTGAACACGCAGGTCCACCGCATCAACCAGTGACCACCCGCGGCATCGCGCCGCGGACGAGGAGAGACCTGACATGACCCAAGAACTGACCCGCACCATCTGGACCGAGCTCGCCGGTCTCGACTTCTCGCTGTCGACCGTCGACGCCGGCGGCGTGCCGACCCGTTCGCTGCAGGCCGGGCACGGCGACGAGACGATCGTCTTCCTGCACGGCACGAGCGGCCACCTCGAGGCGTTCATGCGCAACATCAAGCCGCACGCCGAGCGCTACACGGTGCACGCGATCGACATGCTCGGCCACGGCTACACGGGCAAGCCCGACTACCCGTACGAGATCCCGCGCTACCGCGACCACCTGCTGGCGTACCTCGACGCCGTCGGCATCGAGAAGGCGCACATCGGTGGCGAGTCGCTCGGCGGCTGGGTCGGCGGACGCACCGCGATCGACAACCCTGAGCGCGTCATCTCGCTGCAGCTGCTCGCGGCCGGCGGCACCGTCGCCGTCCCCGAGGTCATGGAGCGCATCCGCACCAGCACGCGCCGGGCGGTCGAGTCGAATGACGTCGAGCTGACCCGCAAGCGCATGCACCTGCTGATGCACGACCCGGCCAACGCGACCGAGGAGCTCGTCGCGATCCGTCACGCGATCTACCAGCAGCCTGACTTCGTCGCGAACATCGACAACCTGCTGTCGCTGCAGGACATGGACACGCGCCTGCGCAACATCCTGACGCCCGACCAGCTGGCGCAGATCACGGTGCCGACGCTCGTCGTGTGGGGACGCAACAACCCGTTCGGCGACGTCCCCGAGGCCCAGGCGATGCACGACAACATCGCGGGCTCCGAGCTGGTGCTGTTCGACGACTGCGGCCACTGGCCCCAGCACGAGCAGTTCGAGAAGTACAACGAGCTCAGCCTGGCATTCCTCGAGAAGCACCCGGCGTGAGCGACACGATGCGCGCCGCCCGCATCCACGGGTGGGGCGAGGCGCCCGTCGTCGAGAGCGTCCCCGTGCCCGTCGCCGGTGAGGGCGAGGCCCTCGTGCGGGTCGAGGTCGCGGCGGTGTCGCACCTCGACGTGACCGTCGCGGGTGGCGACTTCGGCATCAAGCCGAACCTGCCGTACGTCGGCGGGGTCGAGGGCTGCGGCGTCGTCGTGACGTCCGAGAGCTTCGCACCCGGCACGCGGGTCATCCTGCGCGGCGGCGGCATCGGGCTCATGCGCGACGGCACGTGGGCCGAGCTCGTCGTGACGAAGGACAAGACGCTCACCGAGCTGCCCGAGGGCCTGGAGCCCGCGGTCGGCGCGACGTTCTTCCAGCCGACCACGACGGCCCACACGGCACTCCACGGCGTGGGACGCCTCGGTACCTGGCTGGCCGACGTCCCGGTGGCCGACGAGCACGTCGTCGTCGCGGGAGCAGCGGGCGCGGTCGGCTCCATGGTCACGCAGCTCGCACTGCTCAGCGGAGCGAAGGTCACGGCGCTCGTGGCCGACGAGTCGCAGGTCGAGCGCGTCGCTGCTGGCGCGACGGTCGTCGTGTCCGGCGACGACGGTGCCGTGGTCGCGCTGGCGACCGATCGTCCTGCGACGCTGCTGGTCGACACACTGGGAGGCTCCGACCTGCCGGCGCGCGCACGCTGGGTCCGCCCCGGCGGTCGTGCCGTGTCGATCGGCTACGTCGCCGGCGACGACGTGCGCCTCGGCCTGTCCAACTGGCTGCTCGACGACGTCGCGCTGCTGCCGGTCAACATGATCCGGCGTGAGCGCGAGGCCCGGGCACTGCTGCCCGAGCTGGCGGCGATGCTCGTGTGCGGCGACCTGACCCTCGACCACGAGACCTTCGGCATGGACGACCTCGGCCGGGCTCTCGAGCTCCTGCGCACGGGCCGTGTGCGGGGTCGCGCCGTCGTCCGTCCGTCATAGGCAGCGGTCGTGGACTCCGGGTCGGACGCGGCGCGTGAGCTGGCGGTGCAGCACGCAGCCGAGAGGCTCCGGCACGCCGACTCGGTCCACCGACCGTGCGAGCCCGTCAGCGACCTGATCGGCGACGACCTGGCTGCGGCGTATGCCGTGCAGCGGCTCGTCACCGAGCTGCAGGTCATCGGCGGTGCCCACGTGTGGGGCCGCAAGATGCTCGACCTCACCGAGTCGCACGACGGCCCCGCGGCGGCCGCCGGCACCCTCGTCGACGCGATGCTCGTCCGCGACGACGAGCTCGTGACGGGCCGTGACCTCGTGCAGCCGCGCGTCGCCACACGCCTGACCGTGCGACTCGTGCGGGACCTCGGTGCCGGTGCCGGAGCCCAGGCGGTGCGTGAGGCGATCGGTGCCGTCGGCGCCGCGCTCGAGATCGCCGACCTGAGGGTCGTCGCCGACCGGGCCACGGCGATGGACGTCGTCGCCGACAACGCCGGTGCCGGGCTCGTGGTGCTCGGACCCGAGCGGTCGCCGCGGGACACGCCGGGTCCGTGGCGGGCTCGGTTGCTGCTCGACGGTCACCCTCTGATGCCGTCGTTCGAGACCGGCTGGGACAGGACGGTCGAACGCCTCGCCGCGCTCGCATCGGCCGTCGCGCAGCACGGCAGTCCCCTGCGGGCCGGCGAGGTCGTGCTGCTCGACGCGTTCGGCACGGCGACGCCGCTGGCCGGTGACGGCCGGTACGCTGCGGAGGTCGACGGCGACGTCATCGCCTCGATCAGGTTGGGTGCCCCCCGCCCGACCGCGTCCGAGGAGGCGTCGTGAGCCGTGTGACGCCCCCCGACCCGGAGCACTCGGTCACCACGGTGCTCGAGCACGTCACGCGCGAGCTGCTGCTCGAGTCGGTGTGCGGCATGGTCGACATCGCGAGCCCGACCGGCGGTGAGCGTCCCCTCGCCACCTGGATCGCCGACACGCTCGCCGCGAACGGTGTGGACGCGGCCGTCCAGCCGGTCGACGCCTTCCAGGCCAGCGCGGCCGCGACGGTGCCGGGCGGCGACGGGCCCTCGCTGATGCTCTACGCCCCGATCGACACGTTCACGACGGGTGACGAGTCGCTCGACGTCCCCGCTGCGTCGGTGGCGTGGCGAGACGACCTGGCTGCGCACG is a window encoding:
- a CDS encoding TetR/AcrR family transcriptional regulator produces the protein MDSIPGIAREDERLSSKDKLLDAAIHIAGREGLSAVTYRAVAARAGVTHGLVRHHFGTREQLLNEAFRRAAEQDSDGVRLRADSVEEFASTYVEYFNASWERAVLQFDETTQAIRGALPMDNIRLQYEGYIEKVRDTFSAIGVDDPDGRVAALVFAALDGLALQHLIFREDLRTEQVLDALRDILTRLAD
- a CDS encoding glutathione peroxidase, translated to MTLLDAPITRLDGTQTTLGKITGGRPALLVNVASKCGLTPQYTALEQLHETYADRGFTVVGLPCNQFGGQEPGTSGEIADFCSLTYGVTFPMTEKVDVNGDGRHPVYAALVATTDEDGQAGDVEWNFEKFLITGDGEVVSRFRPAVTPDDARVIAAVEAITSGS
- a CDS encoding aldehyde dehydrogenase family protein, which gives rise to MSAPSRNAYAPTADYLQLIGGDWVTGSGTFEAIDPSVGTPWALLAQGSANDVERAVAAATAAFRDWRRTTVDRRQAVLLEIADRFEADSERFASLLATENGRPIREAFIADIPTVQAIFRFYAGAIRAFNGEQIPLANPDTLLYTKREPLGVVAAVLSWNSPIITFANKVAPAIAAGNTIVVKPSEYASASILELAAVIGDALPPGVLNIVTGVGPETGAALVSHPDIAKITFTGGPATATAILGSAARTLTPSLMELGGKGPMIVAADADLEVAVQDALMGIYLANGEACIASSRLLLHDTIHDEFVARFSEVARSITVGDATDPASEMGPLVSRQQLELVRGHLDGARAEGVTVLAGDEPLDLDPSLAGGFYQRPVLLADPEGGATITRSEVFGPVTVAERFSTDEEAIARANANRYGLAAGVWTNDLRRAHRMADELDAGIVWVNRWFDLAPGMPMGGRGDSGFGRELSFETLREYSAVKSVNIDLSTDRPPLWGLSGR
- a CDS encoding catechol 1,2-dioxygenase, which translates into the protein MASIVLGVAASHSTLMNTHWDKVVNTDRAEAFRDGLAAARDRIAAAAPDVVVLVGSNHFRGFWLDMIPSFTMGVGEVIAAGDGGTPKGPQKTDPEFAQALAQQLVDRGTEVAISARLQIDHGQAHAIQYLLDGIDVPVVPLVVNVFAAPLPTMPRVAELGANITRAVAEIGGDKRVVVIASGGLSHQLPWPSDWTAPEGDDEEFLVDAWLNGRGEWERYNDRRREIIVSAQPTIFPDFDETWLADLEKGDMRQYAELTSEQIAEVAGNGGQELRTWMVMIAALGFAPGKALAYSEMPEWLTGMGVAVIEPSETTTQDGDR
- a CDS encoding MFS transporter encodes the protein MRAVAAAALSMTMVAAPPFVVGTMGPGISADLGLSVPALAGTVSFGYLVAAVASPLGGVVVQRVGPSRALRLAAALASLGVALVAVARGPATLALAFVALGMANAVIQPASNGTLATAATGRRQGAVFGIVQSAVPAATLLAGLLLASFDDVRPWREAMVILLVATLLPQIVVPRPAAGSQRVPRRASGRSSLPHRGTLIALCAGGFMGSAAATTVAVFGVASGLSSGLSPAVAAGGLVLGSLCCITGRILTSWRWGDHAPRRLLLDIAGLQATGVLGIALVGTGTTAGYLVGIAFAFGCGWGWTGLLNIVITRVWGGRVASVTGVMQAGLFGGSVAGPLVFAAVVDGTGYLDAWLVAAAALTVAASASVVAGRLVGARHLGEQNEKGPSRVGRR
- a CDS encoding SDR family NAD(P)-dependent oxidoreductase, translated to MTGLRPVVVTGGTSGIGLAVARRVATDGRPVVMLGRDRERADDALAQLVESGVDPGTMAVAVGDTTDPDVLAQAVALCSERWGPVSGLVTAAGRLARGSVTDLSVDELRAALETNVVGTWLAVRAVLPTMIEQQHGRIVTIGSVLGSVGAAERSGYAATKGAVAAMTRSIALEVAADGVTVNCVAPGPVRTPMNADQHGTAADRAAEAAFTSSIPVGRWGSPDDVAHTVAGLLAPEAGWTTGSVVHVDGGFTAR
- a CDS encoding NAD(P)/FAD-dependent oxidoreductase, with amino-acid sequence MSAPSTVIETDVVIVGAGPTGLYGAYYAGFRGLSTVVVDVLPQAGGQVMALYPEKQIRDVAALPSIRGRDFVANLVEQADTYEPTYLLGRQAVNLEHVDGAPVLTLDDGTVLRAGAVVITAGIGTPTPRALGTGDEWVGNGLSYFVVDPSKHADQDVVIVGGGDSALDWADALGTIARSVTLVHRRAAFRGHAATLDRVRSGPTAIHTDTEVVALHGDATAEVLQKVTLQAKDGTETVVACDHVIAALGFISDLGPLREWGVELLGRSIAVDRSGRTNLPRVYAAGDVTDYDGKVKLMSVGFGEVATAMNHVAVDLDPDLVLFPGHSTDGA
- a CDS encoding aromatic ring-hydroxylating oxygenase subunit alpha encodes the protein MSETLDSQAAPAAERAPKKAAPTSERPKTSARRRHDGNLPGRQDWSSWPHYQAAAAGFRGYWYPVVYSSQVGERPVRVKLLGEDIFVIRDKGVVRGMANRCPHRGVPLSYGNKQFPGTISCVYHGWTFDLETGDLKAAITDGPESPICGKVTQPTYHVEERLGMVWIFVGDGEEPHPIDEQLPEELVTNAAVIGSRIMPREGNWRFACENGYDEGHAKYLHRTALWRLFKAMPVWNTTKIVKRGRWIYRVQQEQYWDADFPGLGKWTGQAWYKSKPPKTTTNIGNTGSHREVNPVIAEQDFPGFASVSMPGVLRIAYPTFIHYEFYVPVDADNHLYVGVMADFKKGLKTIPFYFKYLGAVRWLFHGQFSGQDKWMVEVTDAPPEKLYRPDDSLLQWRKLAEDTTEDRVDALAEQGIDVPEPA
- a CDS encoding indolepyruvate ferredoxin oxidoreductase subunit alpha, giving the protein MAYVIGSDCIDVLDRSCIEVCPVDCIYIGDRRSYINVNECIDCGACEVECPVSAVFVDRKARKDPELGEFLADSVAFFELPLPGRDEALGDPGGSQKLGPVGVDTQFTADHSA
- a CDS encoding alpha/beta fold hydrolase, giving the protein MTIDTTSPALTSPAAGPAPESRFATADGVTYHYYELGSGPDTIFLHGGGPGCTAWSDFGPVAPYFTEDRHCVLVDILQYGQSEKCLITGPMWDFHAAKTIALMDELGIEKADFICNSWGGTIALNLAALHPDRVRSLVVTGSMPVFYGPLAPLPERGHRGRKARDVYYGGEGPTRDKMRTLITSLEWFDADRLPEETLDMRYEQSLDEGERGLAAMSDSPRGDWQDLTERLGQIEAPTLFMWGREDAFLTPDYPMMLARMVQRGNLHVMDHVSHHLQEERPGAFHAVVDGFLRAIDHR